The following are from one region of the Amylibacter sp. IMCC11727 genome:
- a CDS encoding IclR family transcriptional regulator, with the protein MSTVDKALGVLELFSETRTSVGLSEAARLLERDKATVQRYLAALESQGFLEQDPLTRGYHLGPAVTRLAMVRELTYPVESAVKNVLKQLVQDTGETAHLTHIQDGGLSEVQIVETTVKGTRVYIDPAALLPLHATASGIAFLSQVDPKQIASMLGRSFERFTQDTPANRESVLAAAKAARDAGFARAVGTFETDVVGTAAPVFNMNNEVCGSIAVAAPTSRYDAPVGQQIAEYVMEAAKVISRIYGARDARAQHAAE; encoded by the coding sequence GTGAGCACCGTCGACAAGGCATTGGGAGTGTTGGAGCTGTTCTCGGAGACGCGAACCTCTGTCGGCCTGTCCGAGGCAGCGCGGTTGTTAGAGCGGGACAAAGCCACGGTGCAGCGGTATTTGGCGGCGCTGGAATCGCAAGGGTTTTTGGAACAAGACCCTCTGACGCGTGGGTATCACCTTGGCCCAGCTGTCACACGGCTGGCGATGGTGCGGGAACTGACGTATCCTGTTGAATCTGCGGTTAAAAATGTTTTGAAGCAATTGGTTCAAGATACGGGGGAAACCGCGCATTTGACCCATATCCAAGACGGTGGTCTGAGCGAGGTTCAAATCGTTGAAACCACGGTCAAAGGCACGCGAGTTTATATTGACCCAGCAGCGTTGCTACCGCTGCATGCCACGGCGTCTGGGATTGCGTTCCTGAGCCAAGTTGACCCTAAACAAATTGCCTCCATGCTCGGCCGTTCATTTGAACGGTTTACCCAAGACACCCCTGCAAACCGCGAATCGGTTCTGGCAGCGGCGAAAGCGGCACGGGATGCTGGGTTTGCGCGGGCGGTTGGGACATTTGAAACCGATGTGGTGGGAACGGCGGCCCCTGTGTTCAACATGAACAACGAAGTCTGCGGTTCCATCGCGGTGGCCGCTCCAACGTCACGATATGATGCACCTGTTGGCCAGCAAATCGCGGAATATGTGATGGAAGCGGCCAAAGTGATTTCCAGAATTTACGGCGCACGAGATGCGCGCGCTCAACACGCGGCGGAATAG
- a CDS encoding aminotransferase class III-fold pyridoxal phosphate-dependent enzyme yields MKDDNFLRENNARHMWHPMGHQGQQQANPPAIITGASGVRISDIDGHETVDAVGGLWNVNLGYSCDPIKEAISNQLNQLPYYSSFAGTSNDAAIELSWMLREFFAPEGMGRAFFTSGGSDSVETALRLSRQYHKIKGEHTRTKFLSLKKGYHGTHFGGASVNGNNKFRTAYEPLLPGCRHLPAPYTYRNPFNETDPAKLSQLILQAAEDEIMFEGPNTIAAFIMEPVLGAGGIMVPHETFMPGMRELCSKHGILMIADEVITGFGRTGDWSGSRHWGVQPDFMCTAKAITNGYYPFGACMIADHVAEVFEQSGAEGFIGHGYTYTAHPVGAAAAIACLKETERLDVKTNATARGTQMFEGAKKLMEKHSVIGDVRGGHGLMTGIEFVQDRATKAPMDPSFGLAVQKVAYENGAMLRASGPNILLSPPLVISESDVDVILNAIDAGLTAASA; encoded by the coding sequence ATGAAAGACGATAACTTTTTACGCGAAAACAACGCCCGTCACATGTGGCATCCGATGGGGCATCAAGGCCAGCAACAGGCAAATCCGCCTGCGATCATTACGGGTGCATCAGGGGTGCGGATTTCGGATATTGATGGACATGAAACCGTCGATGCCGTGGGCGGTTTGTGGAATGTGAACCTTGGGTATTCCTGCGATCCGATCAAGGAAGCGATTTCAAATCAGTTGAACCAGCTGCCCTATTATTCTTCCTTTGCGGGCACGTCGAATGATGCCGCGATTGAGCTGTCTTGGATGCTGCGCGAGTTCTTTGCACCCGAAGGAATGGGGCGGGCGTTTTTTACATCTGGCGGGTCGGATAGCGTGGAAACGGCGCTGCGCTTGTCGCGCCAGTATCACAAGATTAAGGGCGAACACACGCGGACCAAATTCCTGAGCCTAAAGAAGGGCTATCACGGCACGCATTTTGGTGGGGCGTCGGTGAACGGGAACAACAAATTCCGCACGGCCTATGAGCCGCTTTTGCCCGGCTGTCGCCATTTGCCCGCGCCCTATACCTATCGAAATCCGTTCAATGAAACGGACCCCGCAAAGCTGTCCCAGCTGATCCTGCAAGCGGCGGAAGACGAGATCATGTTCGAAGGGCCCAACACCATCGCGGCCTTTATTATGGAGCCTGTTCTGGGTGCTGGTGGCATTATGGTGCCCCACGAAACCTTTATGCCTGGGATGCGGGAGCTGTGTTCCAAGCACGGTATTCTGATGATTGCGGATGAAGTGATTACAGGCTTTGGGCGCACGGGTGATTGGTCTGGGTCGCGGCACTGGGGCGTGCAGCCTGATTTCATGTGTACGGCCAAGGCGATCACCAATGGGTATTACCCGTTTGGAGCCTGTATGATTGCCGATCATGTGGCCGAGGTGTTTGAGCAATCGGGTGCCGAAGGGTTTATTGGGCATGGTTATACCTATACCGCGCACCCCGTTGGGGCAGCGGCGGCGATTGCCTGTTTGAAAGAAACAGAGCGGCTCGACGTGAAAACCAACGCGACCGCCCGTGGAACGCAGATGTTTGAAGGCGCGAAAAAGCTGATGGAAAAACACAGCGTGATTGGCGATGTGCGCGGTGGGCACGGTTTGATGACGGGCATCGAATTTGTGCAGGACCGCGCGACGAAAGCGCCGATGGATCCGAGCTTTGGTCTGGCGGTTCAAAAGGTAGCTTATGAAAACGGGGCGATGTTGCGGGCCTCTGGCCCCAATATCCTGCTGTCACCGCCACTGGTGATTTCCGAAAGCGATGTGGATGTGATCCTCAATGCGATTGATGCGGGGCTGACTGCGGCAAGCGCATAA
- a CDS encoding alkane 1-monooxygenase translates to MQNPVRTDLIAALPFWISLTYVPILALAGWQGGAWLWLTPVYGWWATSIIDFVAGLRTDNPEVDATDEDLKWYTAITLIWPFVQAVLVFGALYYATHTDRLTTAQAWIFMGTVGVATGSIGINYAHELMHQKSRFERFLGDFLMTMVLYGHFRSEHLLVHHRYVGTPRDPVTARYNEGFHRFFPRVVVACFKSALGAEAAMLARKNLPATHRSNPFWKYAAWQLGFLVLAFAIGGWTGVGMFILQAYVAVIQLEVVNYIEHYGLTRRHLGEGKYEHVLPRHSWNASHRYSNWMLINLQRHSDHHYKPNRRFPLLQTYGEDEAPQLPYGYPIMTIMAMFPPLWKRFMNPRVRDWRRKYYADVEDWHPYNKALNPLPR, encoded by the coding sequence ATGCAAAACCCTGTCCGAACCGATCTGATTGCGGCGTTGCCGTTTTGGATCAGCCTGACTTATGTGCCCATTCTTGCATTGGCGGGATGGCAAGGGGGGGCTTGGCTGTGGCTGACGCCTGTTTACGGTTGGTGGGCTACGTCGATCATTGATTTTGTGGCAGGGCTGCGTACCGATAATCCTGAAGTGGATGCCACAGATGAGGACCTAAAATGGTACACGGCGATCACATTGATTTGGCCGTTTGTACAGGCGGTGTTGGTGTTTGGCGCGCTGTATTATGCGACCCATACGGACCGATTGACGACGGCACAGGCGTGGATTTTCATGGGGACGGTCGGGGTTGCCACTGGGTCCATTGGGATCAATTATGCCCATGAATTGATGCACCAAAAATCGCGGTTTGAACGGTTCTTGGGGGATTTCCTGATGACCATGGTTCTGTACGGGCATTTCCGCAGTGAGCATTTGCTGGTGCATCACCGTTATGTCGGGACGCCGCGAGATCCTGTGACGGCGCGATATAACGAAGGGTTCCATCGGTTTTTTCCCCGTGTGGTTGTTGCCTGTTTTAAATCTGCGCTGGGGGCCGAAGCGGCGATGTTGGCACGTAAAAATCTGCCTGCGACGCATCGCAGCAATCCGTTTTGGAAATATGCCGCGTGGCAGCTGGGATTCTTGGTTCTAGCTTTCGCGATCGGGGGCTGGACGGGTGTTGGTATGTTTATCTTGCAGGCCTATGTGGCGGTGATCCAATTGGAAGTTGTAAATTACATTGAGCATTATGGCCTGACCCGTCGTCATTTGGGCGAGGGGAAATACGAGCATGTGTTGCCGCGCCATTCGTGGAATGCATCGCATCGATATTCGAACTGGATGTTGATCAATTTGCAGCGCCATTCGGACCATCATTATAAGCCGAACAGACGGTTTCCGCTGTTACAAACCTATGGCGAGGATGAAGCGCCGCAACTGCCCTATGGGTATCCGATTATGACGATCATGGCGATGTTTCCGCCCCTGTGGAAACGGTTCATGAACCCGCGCGTGCGCGATTGGCGGCGCAAGTATTATGCGGATGTGGAGGATTGGCATCCTTACAACAAGGCGCTCAATCCGCTGCCACGGTAG
- the serA gene encoding phosphoglycerate dehydrogenase, protein MAPKVLVSDKLSPTAVQIFRDNGIEVDFEPDLGKDKVELLKRIGEYDGLAIRSATKVTEKILRNATNLKVIGRAGIGVDNVDLNTASRQGVIVMNTPFGNSITTAEHAIAMMFAVARQIPEASASTHAGKWEKSKFMGVELTGKTLGLIGSGNIGSIVASRALGLKMKVLAYDPFLSEERAADLGVKKVELDELLANADFITLHVPKTDKTAGMINAEAIAKMKQGVRIVNCARGGLVDEDALAEALKSGHVAGAAFDVFAVEPATDSPLFNLPNVVVTPHLGAATTEAQENVALQVAEQISDYLNNGAVTNAINMPSITAEEAPILSPFVKLASHLGAFVGQMTDEAIESINILYDGKVAEMNTKALNSAAIAGVMKAQNPEVNMVSAPVLATERGIQCSTTTQEKSGVFDSYIKLTVKTPTMERTIAGTVFSDGKPRFIQIKGINIDAEVGRHMLYTTNEDVPGIIGTLGQTMGENGVNIANFTLGRSEAGADAIALLYLDAQPNDDVLKQLEATGMFQQVKPLEFDVA, encoded by the coding sequence ATGGCCCCTAAAGTCCTCGTATCTGACAAACTCAGCCCCACCGCCGTGCAAATTTTCCGCGACAATGGCATCGAAGTCGACTTCGAACCTGACCTCGGCAAAGACAAGGTGGAACTCCTCAAACGCATCGGCGAATACGATGGCCTCGCCATCCGTTCCGCCACGAAAGTCACCGAGAAAATCCTGCGGAACGCTACCAATTTGAAAGTCATTGGCCGCGCTGGCATTGGCGTCGACAACGTTGATCTGAACACAGCAAGCCGCCAAGGTGTGATCGTAATGAACACGCCGTTCGGCAACTCCATCACCACCGCCGAACACGCCATCGCCATGATGTTCGCCGTGGCCCGCCAAATCCCCGAAGCCAGCGCATCAACACACGCAGGCAAATGGGAAAAATCCAAATTCATGGGGGTTGAACTGACGGGCAAAACCCTCGGCCTTATCGGCTCAGGTAACATCGGTTCCATCGTCGCCTCCCGCGCACTAGGCCTGAAAATGAAGGTCCTCGCCTATGATCCCTTCTTGTCAGAGGAACGCGCAGCAGACCTCGGCGTGAAAAAAGTGGAGCTCGATGAACTGCTCGCCAACGCGGATTTCATCACACTTCACGTGCCAAAAACCGACAAAACCGCAGGCATGATCAACGCCGAAGCGATTGCAAAAATGAAACAAGGCGTACGCATCGTAAACTGCGCCCGTGGTGGCCTCGTGGACGAAGACGCGCTGGCCGAAGCCCTGAAATCAGGCCACGTCGCTGGCGCTGCTTTTGACGTTTTCGCCGTCGAACCCGCCACAGACTCCCCGCTGTTCAACCTGCCCAACGTGGTGGTCACGCCCCACCTTGGCGCGGCAACGACAGAGGCGCAGGAAAACGTCGCTCTGCAAGTGGCCGAACAGATCAGCGATTACCTCAACAACGGCGCGGTCACCAACGCCATCAACATGCCCTCCATCACCGCAGAAGAGGCCCCGATCCTTTCACCCTTCGTTAAACTCGCCAGCCACCTTGGCGCGTTTGTCGGCCAAATGACGGATGAAGCCATCGAAAGCATCAACATCCTTTATGATGGTAAAGTGGCCGAAATGAACACCAAGGCGCTCAACTCCGCCGCCATTGCAGGGGTGATGAAGGCGCAAAACCCCGAGGTCAACATGGTCTCCGCCCCCGTGCTCGCTACCGAACGCGGGATACAGTGTTCCACGACCACGCAGGAAAAATCGGGCGTCTTTGACAGCTACATCAAGCTCACGGTGAAAACCCCTACCATGGAACGCACAATCGCCGGCACGGTGTTCAGCGATGGCAAACCCCGTTTCATCCAGATCAAAGGCATCAACATTGACGCCGAGGTAGGCCGCCACATGCTCTACACCACCAACGAAGACGTGCCTGGCATCATCGGGACACTGGGCCAGACCATGGGCGAAAACGGCGTGAACATTGCGAACTTTACGCTCGGCCGCTCCGAAGCAGGCGCAGACGCAATCGCGCTCCTATACCTTGACGCACAACCCAACGACGACGTGCTTAAACAGCTTGAAGCAACGGGCATGTTCCAACAGGTCAAACCGCTCGAATTCGACGTCGCCTAA
- a CDS encoding phosphoserine transaminase, giving the protein MTYPKPDTRPHNPRFSSGPCTKPPTWSVTALIDAPLGRSHRAAIGKDKLKAAIETTREVLGVPADYKIGIVPASDTGAVEMAMWSLLGARGVTMLSWESFGAGWVTDVTKQLKLDVTHHHADYGQLPDLSSVNFNDDVVFTWNGTTSGVRVPNGDFIPADRDGLTICDATSAAFAQDLPWDKLDVTTFSWQKVLGGEAAHGVLILSPRAVARLESYTPPWPLPKIFRLTKGGKLIDGIFTGATINTPSMLCVEDYLFALDWAKSVGGQKGLKARADANLAAIEDFVDVTPWVDFLAEDAATRSNTSVCLKFVDDRITDGAAFAKAIAKRLDDAGVAFDIDAYRDAPAGLRIWCGGTVETSDIAALMPWIDWAFNTEINQ; this is encoded by the coding sequence ATGACTTATCCAAAACCGGACACCCGTCCGCACAATCCCCGTTTTTCTTCTGGCCCCTGCACGAAACCACCTACGTGGTCCGTCACTGCATTGATCGACGCTCCTTTGGGCCGATCCCATCGGGCCGCCATTGGCAAAGACAAGCTCAAAGCCGCCATTGAAACCACCCGCGAGGTGCTGGGCGTTCCCGCCGATTACAAGATCGGCATTGTGCCCGCTTCTGACACTGGCGCGGTTGAAATGGCCATGTGGTCTCTGCTCGGCGCACGCGGCGTGACCATGCTGTCATGGGAAAGCTTTGGCGCAGGTTGGGTCACCGATGTGACCAAGCAATTGAAGCTTGACGTAACCCACCATCACGCAGACTACGGTCAACTTCCTGATCTCTCTTCAGTGAATTTTAACGATGATGTGGTATTCACATGGAATGGCACAACTTCGGGCGTTCGCGTTCCAAATGGCGATTTTATTCCCGCTGATCGCGACGGTTTAACAATTTGCGATGCCACCAGCGCCGCGTTTGCCCAAGACCTCCCGTGGGACAAACTCGATGTCACCACATTTTCTTGGCAGAAAGTGCTCGGCGGCGAAGCCGCGCACGGTGTGTTAATCCTTTCTCCACGGGCTGTGGCTAGATTGGAATCTTACACCCCGCCTTGGCCGCTTCCCAAGATTTTCCGCCTCACCAAAGGCGGCAAATTGATCGACGGCATTTTCACAGGCGCGACGATCAACACTCCCTCTATGCTTTGTGTCGAAGACTACCTTTTCGCACTGGATTGGGCCAAATCCGTTGGCGGCCAAAAGGGCCTGAAAGCCCGCGCTGACGCGAACCTCGCCGCCATCGAAGACTTCGTTGACGTCACCCCGTGGGTCGATTTTCTCGCCGAAGACGCCGCCACACGGTCCAACACCTCAGTCTGCTTGAAATTCGTGGACGACCGCATCACCGACGGCGCGGCCTTTGCCAAGGCCATTGCAAAACGGCTCGATGACGCGGGCGTTGCGTTTGATATCGACGCGTATCGCGACGCCCCTGCTGGCCTGCGCATCTGGTGCGGCGGCACCGTGGAAACCTCTGACATCGCGGCGCTGATGCCGTGGATCGACTGGGCCTTCAACACCGAGATCAATCAATAA
- the serB gene encoding phosphoserine phosphatase SerB has protein sequence MYVATLICLPENHRLNAELVMMVGDKINADGHDWLAEHEAVDLFFDREVEGFEVLWRGLERMGIDFCVQPVAGRRKSVLLADMDSTMIEQECIDELAAEAGVGERVAGITARAMNGELDFEAALAERVSLLKGLPISVIEKVLEKRITLMPGGPELVATMRANGAYAALVSGGFTDFTSAIAARLGFDENRANTLLQEGGKLTGEHGLPVLGKQAKVDALNEIVAARGLTPADVIAVGDGANDLGMLHLAGSGVALHAKPVVAAEVSLRLNHADLTGLLYLQGYKKADFVNR, from the coding sequence ATGTACGTTGCGACCCTTATTTGTTTGCCTGAAAACCACCGTTTGAACGCGGAATTGGTGATGATGGTGGGGGACAAAATAAATGCGGATGGGCACGACTGGTTGGCGGAACATGAAGCTGTTGATCTGTTTTTTGACCGCGAAGTCGAAGGATTCGAAGTGCTGTGGCGCGGGTTGGAACGAATGGGAATCGATTTCTGTGTGCAGCCTGTGGCGGGGCGTCGCAAATCGGTGTTGTTGGCGGATATGGACAGCACGATGATCGAGCAGGAGTGCATTGACGAGCTGGCCGCCGAAGCGGGCGTTGGGGAGCGTGTTGCGGGCATTACAGCGCGGGCGATGAATGGGGAGTTGGATTTTGAAGCGGCGCTGGCGGAACGGGTTAGTCTGTTGAAAGGATTGCCGATTTCGGTGATTGAAAAGGTGCTGGAAAAACGAATTACGTTGATGCCTGGGGGGCCCGAGTTGGTGGCGACGATGCGGGCAAACGGGGCCTATGCGGCCTTGGTATCTGGCGGGTTTACGGATTTCACCAGTGCGATTGCGGCGCGCTTGGGGTTTGATGAAAATCGCGCGAATACGCTTTTGCAAGAAGGGGGAAAACTGACGGGGGAACACGGTTTGCCAGTGCTGGGAAAGCAGGCAAAGGTGGATGCGTTAAACGAGATTGTGGCGGCGCGGGGTTTGACGCCCGCCGACGTGATTGCGGTGGGGGATGGGGCCAATGATTTGGGCATGTTGCATCTGGCGGGATCGGGGGTGGCGCTGCATGCGAAACCTGTGGTGGCGGCGGAGGTTTCGTTGCGGTTGAACCATGCCGATTTGACGGGTTTGTTGTATTTGCAGGGGTATAAAAAGGCGGATTTCGTTAACCGATAA
- a CDS encoding PLP-dependent aminotransferase family protein encodes MTFTLSTKATASAAPYAGLPKYHFVGGNIDEPSVPADDLADAMATVLKREGTAMGKYGMNSGPQGYLPLREFICSSLAKSAKMQVTPDEVLLTSGSLQAIDLVNATLLNAGDTVIVEAGNYAGALSKLRALGVNYIGIDLDQHGMKMDALETTLETLAAQNITPKYIFTIPTVQNPTGTVMPVDRRHQMLALSKKFNVPIFEDDCYADLIFDGTRPPAIHALDTENRVIYCGTFSKTIAPALRVGYLIAPWPLMGHILPLKTDAGSGALEQMTLAEYLPKHFDAHLAKTRPILQAKAAALTAALDEHFGAAAEYDPPIAGIYLWVTLPKSVNTDRLFTVAAAQGVVINPGSEWSVDGPANTHRIRICFGHPSIDTIKDGIAKLADICFQEFGVPERSGNIERS; translated from the coding sequence ATGACCTTCACCCTCTCCACCAAAGCCACCGCCTCCGCCGCCCCCTACGCGGGCCTCCCCAAATACCACTTCGTCGGCGGCAACATCGACGAACCTTCCGTCCCCGCAGACGACCTCGCCGATGCCATGGCAACCGTCCTCAAACGCGAGGGCACGGCCATGGGCAAATACGGCATGAACAGCGGCCCTCAGGGCTACCTTCCCTTGCGCGAGTTCATCTGCTCGAGCCTCGCCAAATCCGCCAAGATGCAAGTCACCCCTGACGAGGTCCTCCTCACCAGCGGCTCCTTGCAAGCCATCGACCTTGTGAACGCCACACTCCTCAACGCAGGGGACACCGTGATCGTCGAGGCTGGCAACTACGCAGGCGCCCTCTCAAAACTTCGCGCCCTCGGCGTCAACTACATCGGGATCGACCTCGACCAGCACGGTATGAAAATGGACGCGCTGGAAACCACGCTTGAAACCCTCGCCGCGCAAAACATCACGCCGAAATATATCTTCACCATCCCCACCGTGCAAAACCCCACAGGCACGGTCATGCCCGTGGACCGCCGCCACCAAATGCTCGCGCTCTCCAAAAAATTCAACGTCCCGATTTTCGAAGACGACTGCTACGCCGATCTGATATTCGACGGCACACGCCCGCCCGCGATCCACGCGCTCGACACGGAAAACCGCGTTATCTATTGCGGCACTTTTTCCAAAACCATCGCCCCTGCCCTGCGCGTCGGATACCTCATCGCGCCGTGGCCACTGATGGGGCACATCCTACCGCTGAAAACCGATGCAGGCTCAGGCGCGCTCGAACAAATGACGCTGGCGGAATACCTGCCCAAACACTTCGACGCGCATCTGGCCAAAACCCGCCCAATCCTGCAAGCCAAGGCAGCGGCCCTCACTGCCGCGCTCGACGAACATTTCGGTGCGGCCGCCGAATACGATCCCCCGATTGCGGGCATCTACCTTTGGGTCACTCTGCCAAAATCCGTCAATACCGACCGCCTGTTCACCGTGGCCGCCGCTCAGGGTGTTGTCATCAATCCTGGCTCCGAATGGTCCGTGGACGGCCCTGCCAACACGCACCGTATTCGCATCTGTTTTGGCCACCCATCCATCGACACCATTAAAGACGGAATCGCCAAACTGGCCGATATTTGTTTCCAAGAATTCGGCGTGCCAGAGCGCAGCGGAAATATCGAAAGGTCTTAA
- the xsc gene encoding sulfoacetaldehyde acetyltransferase: MKMTTEEAFVKTLQMHGIDNAFGIIGSAMMPISDIFPDAGITFWDCAHETSGGMMADGYTRATGKMSMMIAQNGPGITNFVTAVKTAYWNHTPVLLVTPQAANKTIGQGGFQEMEQMNLFADCVAYQEEVRDPSRIAETLNRVIMQAKRASAPAQINVPRDFWTQVIDIELPTIVDFELPQGGADAVQSAADLLSNAKFPVILNGAGAILSKGGIEASRVLAETLDAPVCVGYQHNDAFPGNHPLFAGPLGYNGSKAGMQLIKQADVVLCLGTRLNPFSTLPGYGMEYWPTEAKIIQVDINPDRIGLTKKVTVGIVGDAAKVAEGITAKLSDGAGDADRDARKAKIADTKSKWAQELTSMNEEQDDPGTTWNQRARADKPDWMSPRMAWRAIQAALPVEAIISSDIGNNCAIGNAYPSFNDSRKYLAPGLFGPCGYGLPSIVGAKIGQRDTPVVGFAGDGAFGISVNELTAIGRGEWPAITQIVFRNYQWGAEKRNSTLWFDDNFVGTELDEDVSYAGIAQACGLKGVVARTQEELTAALDQAIKDQMENGVTTLIEAMINQELGEPFRRDAMKKPVEVAGISKDDMRQQVV; this comes from the coding sequence ATGAAAATGACAACCGAAGAAGCTTTTGTAAAAACTCTGCAAATGCACGGCATTGATAATGCTTTTGGGATCATCGGCTCTGCCATGATGCCGATCTCTGACATCTTCCCTGATGCGGGCATTACGTTCTGGGATTGTGCGCACGAAACATCTGGCGGCATGATGGCTGACGGCTACACACGCGCCACTGGTAAAATGTCCATGATGATCGCGCAAAACGGCCCAGGTATCACAAACTTTGTGACAGCTGTTAAGACGGCGTATTGGAACCACACACCTGTTCTGCTGGTGACGCCACAGGCAGCGAACAAGACAATTGGTCAGGGCGGTTTCCAAGAGATGGAACAGATGAACCTGTTTGCCGATTGTGTGGCGTACCAAGAAGAAGTGCGGGACCCATCCCGGATCGCAGAAACACTGAACCGTGTGATCATGCAAGCCAAGCGCGCGTCTGCACCTGCGCAGATCAACGTGCCACGTGATTTCTGGACACAAGTGATCGACATCGAGCTGCCGACAATCGTTGATTTTGAATTGCCACAGGGCGGTGCTGATGCGGTTCAGTCTGCGGCTGATTTGCTGTCTAACGCGAAATTCCCAGTGATCTTGAACGGCGCGGGTGCGATCTTGTCCAAAGGCGGTATCGAAGCGTCCCGCGTGTTGGCGGAAACTTTGGATGCGCCAGTTTGCGTTGGCTACCAGCACAACGATGCGTTCCCTGGCAACCACCCATTGTTTGCGGGTCCTTTGGGCTATAACGGGTCCAAGGCCGGTATGCAGTTGATCAAGCAAGCGGACGTTGTTCTGTGCTTGGGCACACGTTTGAACCCATTCTCCACTCTGCCGGGTTACGGCATGGAGTATTGGCCAACAGAGGCGAAGATCATCCAAGTGGACATCAACCCTGACCGTATTGGCCTGACCAAGAAGGTGACTGTTGGTATCGTGGGTGACGCGGCGAAAGTGGCCGAAGGTATCACAGCGAAATTGTCTGACGGTGCAGGTGATGCGGATCGTGACGCACGCAAAGCAAAGATCGCAGATACGAAATCCAAGTGGGCGCAAGAGCTGACATCCATGAACGAAGAGCAGGATGATCCAGGCACAACTTGGAACCAGCGTGCCCGTGCGGACAAGCCAGACTGGATGTCCCCCCGTATGGCATGGCGTGCGATCCAAGCTGCGCTGCCAGTTGAGGCGATCATCTCGTCCGACATCGGCAACAACTGTGCGATCGGGAACGCATACCCATCTTTCAACGACAGCCGCAAGTATCTGGCCCCTGGTCTGTTTGGCCCATGTGGGTACGGCCTGCCGTCCATCGTTGGTGCAAAAATCGGCCAGCGTGACACGCCAGTTGTCGGTTTCGCGGGTGACGGTGCGTTCGGGATTTCCGTGAACGAACTGACAGCGATTGGCCGTGGCGAATGGCCAGCGATCACACAGATCGTGTTCCGCAACTACCAGTGGGGTGCTGAGAAGCGGAACTCCACATTGTGGTTCGATGATAACTTTGTTGGCACTGAGCTGGACGAAGATGTGTCTTACGCGGGTATCGCACAGGCCTGTGGTCTGAAGGGTGTTGTTGCTCGTACTCAGGAAGAGCTGACTGCGGCGCTTGACCAAGCGATCAAGGATCAGATGGAGAACGGTGTAACAACACTGATCGAAGCCATGATCAACCAAGAGCTGGGCGAGCCATTCCGTCGTGATGCGATGAAGAAGCCAGTTGAAGTTGCTGGCATCAGCAAAGACGACATGCGCCAGCAGGTTGTTTAA
- a CDS encoding alpha-ketoglutarate-dependent dioxygenase AlkB: MLLSDDLFPQILPAGVTYLPNYLSDSQERQLMARIEEGPWDLTYARRRKHYGAAYHSAGQIPPLPMPARLTALAVRLCKEGVLPYAPRSALINEYLPGQGIADHTDRADRPGGCVVSISMGSGAEMRFTEPCGRRHLIYLEPRSLILFQGAARDVWQHGIAGRHSDRHMGLNLPRERRVSITMRCGPDNPLAQS, from the coding sequence ATGCTGCTGTCTGATGATCTTTTCCCGCAAATCTTGCCGGCTGGTGTGACCTATCTGCCGAATTACCTGTCCGATTCGCAGGAGCGTCAGTTGATGGCGCGGATTGAGGAAGGGCCGTGGGATTTAACGTATGCGCGGCGGCGCAAGCATTATGGCGCCGCTTATCACAGCGCGGGGCAAATACCGCCGTTGCCTATGCCTGCGCGGTTGACGGCGCTGGCGGTGCGGCTGTGCAAAGAGGGCGTGCTGCCCTATGCGCCGCGCAGTGCGCTGATCAACGAATATTTGCCAGGCCAAGGAATTGCGGATCATACGGACCGGGCCGATCGGCCTGGAGGCTGTGTTGTTTCGATTTCCATGGGGTCGGGGGCGGAAATGCGATTCACTGAACCGTGTGGTCGGCGGCATCTGATTTATTTGGAGCCGCGGTCATTGATCCTGTTTCAAGGGGCCGCGCGGGACGTTTGGCAACATGGAATCGCGGGGCGTCACAGTGACCGCCATATGGGGTTAAATCTGCCACGCGAGCGGCGTGTTTCCATTACCATGCGCTGTGGCCCTGATAATCCACTTGCACAGAGTTAA